Proteins encoded together in one Otariodibacter oris window:
- the rsxD gene encoding electron transport complex subunit RsxD — MFRMISSPHTHSSNLTAKIMWWVIVAMLPALVVQWYFFGYGVLIQIGIAVVFTIVIELLVAKLRKKPMTFYLADMSGILSAVILAMAIPPYSPYWLIIIGLIVGLILAKHVYGGLGQNIFNPAMVGYALLLVSYPVQMTAWLPPVELLSEPPTLADSFSLIFSSVTTDGFTIHQLIQSVDGISQATVLDGTKTTLTLTGQTPESITTVFNTLLDNIFWGGWVQVNIAFLCGGLFLTYKRIIHWQIPVSMLACFALFSVATDLFSQTETWNMPLQLFSGAMMFGAFFIATDPVSASITPRGKLIFGALVGLLVYLIRYYGNYPDGVAFAVLLANICVPLIDHYTQPRLYGTRGGKR, encoded by the coding sequence ATGTTTAGAATGATCAGTTCACCCCATACCCATTCTAGCAATTTAACTGCCAAAATTATGTGGTGGGTTATTGTTGCTATGTTACCTGCACTTGTTGTGCAATGGTACTTCTTTGGCTATGGTGTACTTATTCAGATAGGCATTGCAGTTGTTTTTACAATTGTGATCGAGCTACTGGTGGCAAAACTCCGTAAAAAGCCGATGACGTTTTACTTAGCTGATATGTCTGGCATTTTATCTGCGGTAATTTTAGCGATGGCAATTCCCCCGTACTCGCCCTATTGGTTAATTATTATTGGGCTAATTGTCGGGTTAATTCTAGCGAAACACGTTTATGGCGGGTTAGGACAAAATATATTTAATCCTGCTATGGTGGGCTATGCGTTGTTACTTGTTTCATACCCTGTGCAAATGACAGCTTGGCTGCCACCTGTGGAATTACTCAGTGAACCGCCAACATTAGCGGACAGTTTCTCTCTGATTTTTTCAAGCGTAACAACCGATGGCTTTACCATTCATCAATTAATTCAAAGTGTAGATGGTATTTCTCAAGCTACCGTATTGGACGGCACGAAAACCACCCTGACTTTAACAGGACAAACACCCGAAAGTATTACGACTGTGTTTAATACACTCTTGGATAATATTTTTTGGGGCGGTTGGGTACAAGTCAATATCGCTTTTCTTTGCGGAGGTTTATTCCTCACTTATAAACGTATCATTCATTGGCAAATACCTGTTTCAATGCTAGCCTGCTTTGCTCTGTTTAGTGTGGCGACAGATTTATTTTCTCAAACTGAAACTTGGAATATGCCATTACAATTATTCAGTGGGGCGATGATGTTTGGGGCATTTTTTATTGCAACGGATCCTGTTTCTGCCTCAATTACACCAAGAGGAAAATTAATTTTTGGTGCATTAGTTGGTTTGCTCGTTTATTTGATTCGTTATTACGGTAATTATCCTGATGGTGTTGCTTTTGCCGTGTTGTTGGCGAATATTTGTGTTCCCCTTATTGATCACTATACGCAACCTCGATTATATGGCACAAGAGGAGGAAAACGTTAA
- the rsxC gene encoding electron transport complex subunit RsxC, with translation MLQNNVLSRIREGKLWEFPGGVHPPEMKKQSNQKPIRTLHLPKHFYVPVVQHSGSAGNIIVQIGDQVLKGQPLTQGDNYRQLPVHSPTSGKVVAIQPYVSCHPSGMAEQTIVIETDGEDQWIERHPIDDFLSLSAEEIIEKIYRAGIAGLGGAVFPTSSKLQFAENRCKVLIMNGAECEPYITCDDRLMQDYTNEMIEGIRILRYILRPEEVVLAVEDNKPHAIKAIKKALKGANDISLRVIPTKYPSGASDQLVQVLTGLEIPQGKRTIELGIVMQNVGTAFAVKRAIMDDEPLIERVVTLTGDKIRNKGNVWARLGTPILHLLEQVDYQPDERFPVFLGGPMMGFILPSLQAPVTKTANCIIAPDHFEYAPPQPERSCIRCSACSDACPVSLLPQQLYWYARSEDHDKSREYHLDACIECGICAYVCPSYIPLVQYFRQEKAKIAEIDEKARKAEEAKIRFEAREARLNKEKEARAARIQQAAEKRREEVSSSAGEDPVKAAMARLKAKKAENAVKPTDIKADGTPDNSELMAQRRARRLAKQADQQTEQTNAQVVGSAQNNANSAPEDPRKAAVAAALARAKAKKEAQQAGQTNTQAVGSEQNHANSAPEDPRKAAVAAAIARAKAKKATTQQIEQTNAQAVSSEQNHANSEPEDPRKAAVAAAIARAKAKKETQQAGQTNTQAVSSAQNNANSEPEDPRKAAVAAAIARAKAKKAAQQSQQHTQEQAVSSEQNNTNSEPEDPRKAAVAAAIARAKAKAKKAAQQSQQNTQEQAVGSEQNNVNPEPEDPRKAAVAAAIARAKAKKAAQLQNKDNDENHKGLS, from the coding sequence ATGCTACAAAATAATGTATTAAGTCGTATCCGAGAAGGCAAGTTATGGGAATTTCCTGGTGGTGTCCATCCACCAGAAATGAAAAAACAATCGAATCAAAAACCGATTCGAACCTTACACTTACCTAAACATTTCTATGTGCCAGTAGTGCAACACTCAGGAAGCGCAGGTAATATTATCGTTCAAATTGGCGATCAAGTACTTAAAGGGCAACCGCTTACCCAAGGCGATAATTATCGTCAATTACCCGTGCATAGCCCAACGTCAGGTAAAGTGGTTGCTATTCAGCCTTACGTTTCTTGTCACCCATCAGGCATGGCAGAACAAACCATTGTCATTGAAACTGATGGTGAAGATCAGTGGATCGAACGCCACCCTATTGATGATTTTCTTTCACTCAGTGCTGAAGAAATTATTGAAAAAATTTATCGAGCAGGAATCGCAGGACTTGGTGGAGCAGTATTCCCCACTTCTAGCAAATTACAATTTGCTGAAAATCGTTGTAAGGTCTTGATTATGAATGGGGCAGAATGTGAGCCCTATATCACTTGTGATGATCGGTTAATGCAAGACTATACCAACGAAATGATCGAAGGTATCCGTATTCTACGTTACATACTTCGTCCAGAAGAAGTTGTACTGGCAGTGGAGGATAATAAACCCCATGCCATTAAAGCCATAAAAAAAGCATTAAAAGGGGCGAATGATATTTCATTACGAGTCATCCCTACTAAATATCCTTCAGGTGCAAGCGATCAGCTAGTCCAAGTTTTGACTGGATTAGAAATTCCACAAGGTAAACGCACCATTGAGCTTGGCATTGTGATGCAAAATGTGGGAACAGCATTTGCGGTAAAACGTGCCATTATGGATGATGAGCCATTAATTGAGCGTGTTGTAACCCTCACAGGTGATAAAATTCGCAATAAAGGGAATGTATGGGCAAGACTTGGTACTCCGATTCTGCATTTATTAGAGCAAGTGGATTATCAGCCCGATGAACGTTTTCCTGTTTTCTTGGGGGGGCCAATGATGGGATTTATTCTCCCTTCATTACAAGCGCCGGTAACCAAAACAGCGAACTGTATTATCGCCCCAGATCATTTTGAATATGCGCCGCCACAACCAGAAAGAAGTTGTATTCGTTGTTCTGCCTGTTCAGATGCTTGCCCTGTTAGCTTGCTACCCCAACAACTCTATTGGTACGCCAGATCGGAAGATCACGATAAATCAAGAGAGTATCATCTTGATGCCTGTATCGAATGTGGAATTTGTGCTTATGTCTGCCCAAGTTACATTCCGCTTGTGCAATATTTCCGCCAAGAAAAAGCAAAAATTGCAGAAATAGATGAAAAAGCACGTAAAGCCGAAGAAGCTAAAATTCGCTTTGAAGCAAGGGAAGCTCGCTTAAATAAAGAGAAAGAAGCTCGAGCAGCCCGTATTCAACAAGCCGCTGAAAAACGCCGTGAAGAAGTATCAAGTTCAGCAGGCGAAGATCCTGTAAAAGCGGCAATGGCTCGTCTTAAAGCGAAAAAAGCTGAAAATGCAGTGAAACCAACAGATATCAAAGCAGATGGAACACCAGATAACAGTGAGTTAATGGCACAACGTCGTGCTAGACGACTAGCTAAACAAGCCGATCAACAAACAGAACAAACAAATGCACAAGTGGTCGGTTCTGCACAAAATAATGCAAATTCTGCACCCGAAGATCCAAGAAAAGCCGCTGTAGCTGCGGCTCTCGCTCGAGCTAAAGCGAAAAAAGAAGCTCAGCAAGCTGGACAAACAAATACACAAGCGGTCGGTTCTGAGCAAAATCATGCAAATTCTGCCCCCGAAGATCCGAGAAAAGCTGCTGTAGCTGCTGCTATTGCTCGGGCTAAAGCGAAAAAAGCAACAACGCAACAAATAGAACAAACAAATGCACAAGCGGTCAGTTCTGAGCAAAATCATGCAAATTCAGAACCCGAAGATCCAAGAAAAGCCGCTGTAGCAGCTGCTATTGCTCGGGCTAAAGCCAAGAAAGAAACCCAACAAGCAGGACAAACAAATACACAAGCGGTCAGTTCTGCACAAAATAATGCAAATTCTGAACCCGAAGATCCAAGAAAAGCCGCTGTAGCTGCCGCTATTGCCCGTGCTAAAGCTAAAAAAGCTGCACAGCAAAGTCAGCAACACACTCAAGAACAAGCAGTCAGTTCTGAGCAAAATAATACAAATTCAGAACCCGAAGATCCAAGAAAAGCCGCTGTAGCTGCGGCTATCGCTCGAGCTAAAGCTAAAGCTAAAAAAGCAGCACAACAAAGTCAGCAAAACACTCAAGAACAAGCGGTCGGTTCTGAACAAAATAATGTAAATCCAGAGCCTGAAGATCCAAGAAAAGCGGCTGTGGCTGCTGCTATTGCTCGGGCTAAGGCAAAGAAAGCAGCACAATTACAAAATAAAGATAATGATGAAAATCATAAGGGATTAAGCTAA
- the rsxB gene encoding electron transport complex subunit RsxB, with the protein MLDQPIIFYVIIIVAIIALIFGAILGYSSLKLKVEADPIVEQIDALLPQSQCGQCGYPGCKPYAEAVANGDDITKCVPGGQPLVVKLADLMGVDAPDMDAETPEVKVALIHEDMCIGCTKCIQACPVDAIIGTNKAMHTVVADLCTGCELCVAPCPTDCIEMISQKPTIKNWNWKFDQSLVIPILNTTEIQPKMVVGDDSNATK; encoded by the coding sequence ATGTTAGATCAACCTATTATTTTTTACGTTATCATCATCGTGGCTATTATCGCGCTTATTTTTGGGGCGATTTTAGGCTATTCATCACTTAAGTTAAAAGTGGAAGCCGACCCGATTGTTGAACAAATTGATGCACTCTTACCGCAAAGTCAATGTGGGCAATGTGGCTATCCCGGCTGTAAGCCTTATGCCGAAGCCGTTGCGAATGGAGATGATATTACTAAGTGCGTACCTGGCGGACAACCGCTCGTAGTCAAACTCGCTGATTTAATGGGTGTTGATGCACCTGATATGGACGCTGAAACTCCCGAAGTCAAAGTTGCCTTAATTCATGAGGATATGTGTATTGGTTGCACCAAATGTATCCAAGCCTGCCCTGTTGATGCCATTATTGGTACAAATAAAGCAATGCATACCGTCGTTGCTGATTTATGTACGGGCTGTGAATTATGTGTAGCTCCTTGTCCAACCGATTGTATTGAAATGATTTCTCAAAAACCGACGATTAAAAACTGGAATTGGAAATTTGATCAAAGTTTAGTTATTCCCATTTTAAATACCACTGAAATTCAGCCTAAAATGGTAGTAGGAGACGACAGCAATGCTACAAAATAA
- the rsxA gene encoding electron transport complex subunit RsxA — MIEYILLVISTALINNFVLVKFLGICPFMGVSKKVETAIGMGMATTFVLTVASLSAYLIENYILGPLNVSFLRTLVFILVIAVIVQLTEMIVHKTSPTLYRLLGIYLPLITTNCAVLGVALLNVNLANNLIQSVLYGFGAAAGFSLVLILFSALRERLAAADVPQIFQGASIALITAGLMSLAFMGFTGLVRI, encoded by the coding sequence ATGATTGAATATATTTTATTAGTTATCAGTACGGCGTTAATCAATAACTTTGTACTGGTAAAGTTTCTTGGAATTTGTCCATTTATGGGCGTGTCCAAAAAAGTAGAAACAGCGATCGGTATGGGAATGGCAACAACCTTCGTATTAACGGTTGCCTCGCTTTCGGCGTACCTGATTGAAAATTATATTCTTGGTCCATTAAATGTGTCTTTTCTACGTACACTTGTTTTTATCTTAGTCATTGCAGTGATTGTTCAGCTTACTGAAATGATCGTCCATAAAACAAGCCCAACACTTTATCGTCTATTAGGTATTTATTTACCCTTAATTACAACAAACTGTGCCGTGCTTGGTGTGGCGTTATTGAATGTCAACTTAGCCAATAATCTTATTCAATCTGTATTATATGGATTTGGTGCAGCAGCTGGATTTTCTCTTGTTTTAATACTGTTCTCTGCGCTACGTGAGCGTTTAGCGGCAGCCGATGTGCCTCAAATATTTCAAGGTGCATCTATCGCCTTGATTACCGCAGGTTTAATGTCTTTAGCCTTTATGGGCTTTACTGGTTTAGTCAGAATTTAA
- a CDS encoding Fe(3+) ABC transporter substrate-binding protein has translation MKKALSTLAIATSAILANSSAFAANEVNVYSYRQPYLIEPMLKDFEKETGVKVNVIFADKGLFERVKKEGELSPADVLLTVDIQRVKELVDAGLAQKVDSKILEKNIPAQFRDSNDEWFALTKRARVIYTSKDRVGKLPAGFDYLDLAKPEYKGKVCVRSGKNSYNISLFAAMIEHYGEEKTREFLKGLKANLAQKPQGGDRDQVKAIKDGICDYALGNSYYYGKMLDDEKQKSWAEAAVINFPDGQFGTHFNISGVAIAKYAPNKANAIKLVEYLSNDRAQALYAELNHEYPVKPGIDPSKLVKSWGEYTVDAIKLEDIAKHSSEALKLVDEVKFDEF, from the coding sequence ATGAAAAAAGCACTTTCTACCCTTGCAATAGCAACATCTGCGATCTTAGCAAATTCTTCTGCATTTGCAGCTAATGAGGTCAATGTTTATTCATACCGCCAGCCATACCTAATTGAGCCAATGCTCAAAGATTTTGAAAAAGAAACTGGTGTTAAAGTAAATGTTATCTTTGCAGATAAAGGATTATTTGAACGTGTTAAGAAAGAAGGAGAATTAAGCCCTGCTGATGTTCTTTTAACAGTAGATATCCAACGCGTCAAAGAACTCGTGGATGCAGGTTTAGCACAGAAGGTTGATTCTAAAATTTTAGAGAAAAATATTCCAGCTCAATTCCGTGATTCAAATGACGAATGGTTTGCTTTAACTAAACGTGCTCGTGTTATCTACACATCTAAAGATCGTGTCGGTAAATTACCAGCAGGTTTTGATTATTTAGATTTAGCAAAACCTGAATATAAAGGTAAAGTATGTGTACGCTCAGGTAAAAACTCGTATAACATCTCATTATTTGCTGCAATGATTGAACACTACGGTGAAGAAAAAACAAGAGAATTTCTTAAAGGTTTGAAAGCAAATTTAGCACAAAAACCACAAGGTGGCGACCGTGATCAGGTTAAAGCAATTAAAGATGGTATTTGTGACTATGCATTAGGTAATAGCTATTATTACGGTAAAATGTTAGATGATGAAAAACAAAAATCATGGGCTGAAGCGGCTGTAATCAATTTCCCTGATGGTCAATTTGGTACTCACTTCAACATTAGTGGCGTTGCTATCGCTAAATATGCACCAAATAAAGCAAATGCTATCAAGTTAGTTGAATATTTAAGTAATGATAGAGCACAAGCTCTTTATGCTGAATTAAATCATGAGTATCCAGTAAAACCAGGCATTGATCCATCAAAATTAGTTAAAAGTTGGGGAGAATATACTGTTGATGCAATAAAACTTGAAGATATAGCAAAACATTCCTCAGAAGCATTAAAACTTGTTGATGAAGTAAAATTTGATGAGTTTTAA
- a CDS encoding ABC transporter permease: MKNQYLSWQTFACITTSLVLLPLLAVIYHAFDGNLQNLAHFWNTTLSTYVLHSSLLVLGTVFLALFFALPSAWIVANYQFWGQKTLQWLLCLPLAMPAYLIAYLYTDLLDYSGSLQQLLRAIFGWEMPQDYWFPQIRTLYGACFVLALVLYPYIFLLARVALLEQSENLVQSAKLLGASSTQIFRRVTFPLIRPAIAIGIALVAMETLGDFGTVSYFAVTTLTTAIYDSWLGFQDLGTASQISVFMLLFIFFFILLEQYSRRKQKHYQRGYEKKKSFKKLVGWKLGLAYFWCGSLLSLAFFIPLGRLLYWSYDYFEQSWNLDFVEFAVNSLKVSIIASLVTIALALILHFAYRLSKNNKLWQSITKLSLQFSSLGYAIPGTVLAIGLLSPLSFADHSLHSILKYFELPTVGLIFSGSLFALVLAYTIRFLAMAIGSLESSLNRVSPSLDMASQTMGKNGFSMFRKIHLPLISKGIITAGLMVFIESMKELNASLLLRPFNFDTLATHVFTFTSDEQLERAALPAIVLVLVGLIPVIWLTRSLISQSEKER; the protein is encoded by the coding sequence ATGAAAAATCAATATCTTTCTTGGCAAACATTTGCTTGTATTACCACATCTTTAGTTTTGCTTCCATTACTGGCTGTGATCTACCATGCTTTTGATGGTAACCTCCAAAACTTGGCTCATTTTTGGAATACTACATTAAGTACTTATGTTCTTCATTCAAGTTTATTGGTTTTAGGTACTGTTTTTTTAGCTCTATTTTTTGCATTACCTTCTGCTTGGATTGTTGCAAATTATCAGTTTTGGGGACAAAAGACATTACAGTGGTTATTATGCCTCCCTCTTGCAATGCCAGCCTACCTTATTGCTTATTTATATACTGACTTATTAGATTATTCGGGCTCGTTGCAACAGCTTTTACGTGCTATTTTTGGTTGGGAAATGCCTCAGGATTACTGGTTTCCTCAAATTCGAACTTTATACGGGGCTTGTTTTGTCTTGGCGCTTGTTTTGTATCCCTATATTTTTCTTTTAGCTCGTGTTGCTTTGTTAGAACAATCAGAAAATCTAGTGCAAAGTGCTAAATTATTAGGAGCAAGTTCGACACAAATTTTTCGTCGAGTTACTTTTCCCCTTATTCGTCCAGCAATAGCTATAGGAATTGCTCTTGTTGCAATGGAAACATTAGGGGATTTTGGTACAGTCTCTTATTTTGCAGTTACGACACTCACGACAGCCATTTATGATTCTTGGCTAGGTTTTCAAGATTTAGGTACCGCTAGTCAGATTTCTGTATTTATGTTGCTATTTATTTTTTTCTTTATCTTATTAGAACAATATAGCCGTCGTAAGCAGAAACATTATCAAAGAGGATATGAAAAGAAAAAATCCTTTAAGAAACTTGTGGGTTGGAAATTAGGATTAGCTTACTTTTGGTGTGGTAGTTTATTGTCATTGGCTTTCTTTATTCCCTTGGGACGACTATTATATTGGTCTTATGACTATTTTGAACAATCTTGGAATTTAGATTTTGTTGAATTTGCAGTTAATAGTTTAAAAGTGTCGATTATTGCTTCTCTTGTAACCATTGCTTTAGCATTAATTTTACACTTCGCATATAGATTATCGAAAAATAATAAACTTTGGCAATCGATTACAAAATTATCATTACAATTTTCATCACTAGGATACGCTATTCCTGGAACAGTATTAGCCATAGGATTGCTTTCACCACTTTCATTTGCAGATCATAGTCTACACTCAATCTTAAAATATTTTGAATTACCTACCGTTGGGTTAATTTTTTCTGGTTCATTGTTTGCGTTAGTCTTGGCGTACACTATTCGCTTTTTAGCCATGGCAATTGGAAGCCTTGAGAGTTCACTTAACCGAGTTTCTCCTTCATTAGATATGGCAAGTCAAACAATGGGAAAAAATGGATTTTCGATGTTTAGAAAAATCCATTTGCCATTAATATCTAAAGGTATCATCACCGCAGGACTAATGGTATTTATTGAAAGTATGAAAGAACTCAATGCCTCATTATTACTACGCCCATTTAATTTTGATACGCTTGCCACGCACGTGTTTACCTTTACCTCTGATGAGCAATTAGAACGAGCAGCACTTCCTGCTATTGTATTAGTCTTAGTGGGATTAATTCCCGTTATTTGGCTTACTCGCTCATTAATTTCCCAATCTGAAAAAGAACGTTAA
- a CDS encoding ABC transporter ATP-binding protein codes for MKVLEIEKLSYQFDKTVVLQSLDLEVSENEIVCLLGASGCGKTTLLKAIAGLLPVEQGKIELSGQDLRTKAVEERKIGLIFQDYALFPHLTVWDNIQFGLSNLSKSDKQTITKQMLAVVQLQEFEQRYPHELSGGQQQRVAIARALACKPQLLLLDEPFSNIDSQTRYEMIQEIKTILKSQNVPAIFVTHSKEEAFAFADKVAVMDQGKIIQFGTSMELYYSPVNRFVADFLGGTNYVTCNVDENQCIHSLIGNYHFPEMRYAKGSYQWLLRPEQILLTENELNGQGIIIEKLFLGQFFRYKIAINDTELTAYQTLDYKIGSKVAVSFNISRPVLFAQ; via the coding sequence ATGAAAGTACTTGAAATTGAAAAATTAAGTTATCAATTTGATAAAACAGTCGTCTTACAATCTCTTGATTTAGAAGTCAGTGAGAATGAAATTGTCTGTTTACTTGGGGCGAGTGGGTGTGGAAAAACAACCTTATTAAAAGCTATTGCGGGTTTATTACCTGTTGAACAAGGCAAAATTGAATTATCAGGACAAGATCTTCGCACTAAAGCGGTAGAAGAGAGAAAAATAGGTTTAATCTTTCAAGATTATGCTCTTTTCCCACATTTAACTGTTTGGGACAATATTCAGTTTGGCTTGTCGAATTTATCTAAATCAGATAAACAAACGATCACAAAGCAAATGTTGGCGGTAGTCCAATTACAAGAATTCGAGCAACGTTATCCTCACGAATTATCAGGTGGACAGCAACAACGTGTAGCGATTGCTAGAGCATTAGCTTGTAAGCCACAATTGCTTTTATTAGATGAACCTTTTTCGAATATTGATAGCCAAACTCGCTATGAAATGATTCAAGAAATTAAGACCATTTTGAAAAGCCAAAATGTACCAGCAATTTTTGTTACACATAGTAAAGAAGAAGCCTTTGCTTTTGCTGATAAAGTTGCGGTGATGGATCAGGGTAAAATTATTCAATTTGGTACATCAATGGAATTATATTATTCTCCAGTCAATCGGTTTGTTGCTGATTTTCTAGGAGGAACGAATTATGTTACGTGTAATGTTGATGAAAATCAGTGTATTCATAGTCTAATTGGCAACTATCATTTCCCAGAAATGCGATATGCAAAAGGTAGTTATCAGTGGCTATTACGACCAGAGCAAATTTTACTTACAGAAAATGAGTTAAATGGGCAAGGTATTATTATAGAGAAATTATTTTTAGGGCAGTTTTTCCGATACAAAATTGCAATCAATGATACTGAACTGACCGCTTACCAAACACTAGACTACAAAATTGGGAGTAAAGTTGCTGTGAGCTTTAACATTAGCCGGCCAGTGTTATTTGCACAATAA